A stretch of Sulfurimonas xiamenensis DNA encodes these proteins:
- the napG gene encoding ferredoxin-type protein NapG, translating into MRNKTESDRRKFILTMARGAGITALGGLVWSAYVDEVTASSLILRPPGAIKEEDFLKTCIKCGLCVEACPYDTLLLAKPGDNKPLGTPYFIPRDIPCYMCPDIPCVPVCPTGALDEASVTTDGKLDINIADMGLAVIDRETCIAFWGIQCDACYRACPILGEAITVEYNKNERTGKHAYLTPVVHADACTGCGLCEKACVTEKASIFVLPREVAMGKAGNYYIKGWDKSDESRMEEATEIKTETELSKEKAMDSLNSGMGDLY; encoded by the coding sequence ATGAGAAACAAAACAGAAAGTGATAGAAGAAAATTTATTTTAACAATGGCTCGAGGTGCTGGTATTACAGCTCTAGGTGGTTTAGTATGGAGCGCATATGTAGATGAAGTTACAGCTAGCTCTCTTATACTCAGGCCGCCTGGTGCCATAAAGGAAGAAGATTTTCTAAAAACTTGTATCAAATGCGGACTTTGTGTTGAGGCATGTCCTTATGATACTCTATTACTTGCAAAACCAGGTGATAACAAACCTTTAGGTACGCCTTATTTTATTCCTAGAGATATTCCTTGTTATATGTGTCCAGATATTCCATGTGTGCCTGTATGTCCTACAGGTGCACTTGATGAAGCAAGTGTTACAACGGATGGTAAACTTGACATAAACATCGCGGATATGGGTCTTGCTGTTATAGACAGAGAAACTTGTATTGCTTTTTGGGGTATTCAATGTGATGCATGTTATAGAGCTTGTCCGATATTAGGTGAAGCAATAACTGTCGAATACAACAAAAATGAGAGAACAGGAAAACACGCATATTTGACACCTGTTGTTCATGCAGATGCTTGTACGGGTTGTGGACTTTGTGAAAAAGCTTGTGTTACGGAAAAAGCATCTATCTTTGTACTTCCAAGAGAGGTGGCAATGGGTAAAGCTGGTAATTACTACATAAAAGGCTGGGATAAATCTGATGAAAGCCGTATGGAAGAAGCTACAGAAATAAAAACAGAAACAGAGCTAAGCAAAGAGAAAGCCATGGACTCTTTAAATAGCGGGATGGGAGATTTATACTAA
- the napH gene encoding quinol dehydrogenase ferredoxin subunit NapH yields the protein MKTLWNKYRYLFFRRTTQIGLLFLYFGANAWGWTVLMGNLSSSLVFEIIPLSDPYAALQMFAAGAVIATDLLIGALIIAIFYLIVGGRAFCSWVCPVNLITDAAALLRRKLKIDNIAKKQPASRDMRYWVLGLSLIISFMMGVTAFEYISPISMLHRGVIFGFGFGWAAMLIIFLFDLFVLKNGWCGHICPLGGFYSLIGKNSLVRVHHNEENCTLCMKCKVVCPEQQVLYMIGKESIPVLSGECTNCGRCIEVCDDDALGFSIRKLVNDKKKGE from the coding sequence ATGAAAACACTTTGGAATAAATATCGCTATCTTTTCTTTAGAAGAACCACTCAAATTGGCTTGTTGTTTTTGTATTTTGGAGCAAATGCATGGGGTTGGACTGTCCTTATGGGAAATCTCAGTTCATCATTAGTATTTGAAATCATTCCTTTAAGTGATCCTTACGCAGCATTACAAATGTTTGCAGCTGGTGCTGTAATAGCAACAGATTTACTAATAGGTGCTTTGATAATTGCAATATTTTATCTGATAGTCGGCGGTCGTGCATTTTGTAGCTGGGTTTGCCCTGTAAATCTCATAACGGATGCAGCAGCTCTACTAAGAAGAAAGTTGAAAATTGACAACATTGCAAAAAAACAACCAGCCTCACGCGATATGCGATATTGGGTTTTAGGACTAAGTCTGATTATATCCTTTATGATGGGTGTTACAGCTTTTGAATACATATCACCTATTTCTATGTTACATAGAGGTGTTATATTTGGTTTTGGCTTTGGGTGGGCAGCAATGCTCATTATTTTTCTTTTTGATCTTTTTGTTTTAAAAAATGGTTGGTGTGGACATATCTGCCCACTTGGTGGATTTTATTCATTAATAGGCAAGAACAGCTTAGTAAGAGTACATCACAATGAAGAAAATTGTACTTTATGCATGAAATGCAAAGTTGTTTGTCCTGAGCAGCAGGTTCTATATATGATTGGTAAAGAAAGCATTCCTGTACTCTCTGGAGAGTGTACGAATTGTGGAAGATGTATAGAAGTATGTGATGATGATGCTCTTGGTTTTTCAATAAGAAAACTAGTAAATGATAAAAAAAAGGGAGAGTAA